From the Alkalibacter rhizosphaerae genome, one window contains:
- a CDS encoding pirin family protein, producing the protein MERKIKEIMEGRDSTDGAGVHLRRVFSHGEVAHLDPFLLLDSFDSTDPKDYIKGFPWHPHRGIETVTYLIEGTIDHGDSLGNQGSIDEGCCQWMSAGNGIIHQEMPQASNRMLGVQLWVNLPASQKMSEPAYRDVRKEDVKLARDDATAQVRVIAGSYNGVRGPVGDIAVAPLFLDVLVKPGKTFDLETPAEHTVFVFLIDGKGEFDGQVYPKRTGFLYEDGDMITIGAPEEAARVLIFAGKKLKEPVAWGGPIVMNTQEELQQAFRELDEGTFIRHK; encoded by the coding sequence TTGGAAAGAAAAATCAAGGAGATCATGGAGGGTCGAGACAGCACAGACGGAGCAGGTGTACACTTGCGCAGAGTGTTTTCTCACGGAGAAGTAGCGCATCTGGATCCCTTTTTGTTGTTGGATTCTTTTGACAGTACCGATCCCAAAGACTATATCAAAGGTTTTCCGTGGCATCCTCATCGGGGGATCGAAACGGTGACCTATCTTATCGAAGGCACCATTGACCATGGAGACAGCTTGGGCAATCAGGGTTCCATCGATGAAGGATGCTGTCAATGGATGAGTGCCGGAAACGGGATCATCCACCAGGAAATGCCGCAAGCAAGCAATAGGATGTTGGGCGTCCAGTTGTGGGTCAATTTACCGGCATCCCAAAAGATGTCAGAGCCTGCATACCGAGATGTACGAAAAGAAGATGTGAAATTGGCGAGAGACGACGCAACGGCCCAAGTCCGGGTCATTGCAGGATCCTATAATGGTGTTCGGGGACCTGTAGGTGATATTGCCGTAGCACCCTTGTTTCTGGATGTACTGGTGAAACCGGGAAAGACCTTCGATTTGGAAACACCTGCAGAACATACGGTGTTTGTTTTTTTGATCGATGGCAAGGGAGAATTCGACGGGCAGGTGTATCCGAAAAGAACCGGTTTTTTGTATGAGGATGGAGACATGATCACCATCGGGGCACCGGAAGAAGCGGCAAGAGTCTTGATCTTTGCCGGAAAAAAGCTAAAGGAACCCGTAGCCTGGGGAGGACCCATCGTCATGAATACCCAGGAGGAATTGCAGCAGGCATTTCGAGAGCTGGATGAGGGAACGTTTATACGACACAAGTAA